Within the Opitutaceae bacterium genome, the region AGGGATTGGAACCGCATTTCCAGCGTCTTTCCAACTGCCCCTTGCATTGGTGACGGGTGTGCTTGTCATCATGTTGCTAGGCGTCGTGCACGATTGGCTTATCCGCTCCCCTTTCAAGCGGCTCACCTTCGCTTAAGCCGGCGAATAGCAATCCGCCTGCCCGCGTTCCCTCCCGCCGTCTGCTTCGATCAATAGTGCTTCACGTACCCGTTGCGGCGAAGGCGTTCGAGCCAGCGCTCCTGGCTGGCGCGGGCCATCTGCTGCACGAGGATGTTCTCGATCTCGTCGCGCACGTCGTCCAGTGGCTGGATGCCGGAGTACTTGCGGTCCTCTACGAAGAGGAGGAAGGCGCCTTCTGCCATGAGAATGGGTTCGGTGACTTCACCCTTCTTCAAACCGAAGAGCGGCTCGCTGAGCTCAGGCTTCAAATCGGCCTTTTTGAGCCAGCCCCAGTCTCCACCGCGGGATTTGCGGGTGTCCTGGCTGACTTCCTTGGCAACATCTCCAAAGGCTTCACCCGCTTTTACGCGCGCAATCACGTTCTCCGCCTTCGCTCGTAGGGTGGCATCGGTCTCGGTCGCGGTGCGATTGAATTGGATCAGGCGCAGGTGCACCTGGTCGTCCTGGTAGAACCGCTCCTTGTTCTCGTTGTAGAAAGTCTCGACCTTGACGGGGCTGATGATGCTCTGGCTCTTGCGCTGCTGGGAGCGCATGTAGTTATAAATGATGTCCTCCTCGATCTCCTTGCGGTAGTCGCGGATGGTCTTCCCCTGGCGACGCAGATCGGCGAGGAACTTCGAGCGATCGTTGTCGTATTGGGTGATGATGGTCTCTGCGAGCTGGTTAT harbors:
- a CDS encoding peptidyl-prolyl cis-trans isomerase codes for the protein MMLFHPVRLAQTAAFAVFACITASAQTPANDKESNWRFANGIVAVAEEKAITVDDVRREISPLIPQLQREARSEEDFNSKLEALQDDVIQNQIDRVLIVKDFYREKEGEGKKSIPTSYIDNQLAETIITQYDNDRSKFLADLRRQGKTIRDYRKEIEEDIIYNYMRSQQRKSQSIISPVKVETFYNENKERFYQDDQVHLRLIQFNRTATETDATLRAKAENVIARVKAGEAFGDVAKEVSQDTRKSRGGDWGWLKKADLKPELSEPLFGLKKGEVTEPILMAEGAFLLFVEDRKYSGIQPLDDVRDEIENILVQQMARASQERWLERLRRNGYVKHY